A stretch of DNA from Candidatus Methylomirabilis tolerans:
AAGCGCAAGCCAAGGAGGGAGCTATGGCAGGAGCAACAACAGCAACCAAGGATCCGAAAGACCGGTATAAGGCCGGCGGAGTCGTCCCTTACAAGCAGATGGGGTATTGGCGGCCGGAATATGAGCCGAAGGACACCGACGTGATTGCGGTGTTCCGCATCACCCCTCAGGAGGGTGTGGATCCGGATGAGGCGGCCGCAGCCGTGGCTGGCGAATCGTCCACTGCCACCTGGACTGTTGTGTGGACCGACCGTCTCACCGATCACGATGCCTATCGCGGGAAGGCGTACAGAGTCGATCCTGTACCTGGGAGCCCGGGCCAGTATTTCGCCTACATCGCCTACGACCTGGACCTGTTTGAAGATGGCTCGATCGTCAACGTGAGCGCCTCCATTATCGGCAACGTCTTCGGCTTCAAGCCGCTCAAGGCGCTGCGCCTGGAAGACATGCGGTTCCCTGTGGCCTACCTCAAGACCTTTCAGGGGCCGCCTACCGGGATCGTCGTGGAGCGCGAGCGTCTGGATAAGTTCGGCCGCCCGCTGCTGGGCGCCACCATCAAACCAAAGCTGGGGCTCTCCGGTAAAAACTACGGCCGCGTCGTGTATGAAGCGCTGAAAGGCGGCCTCGACTTCACGAAAGACGACGAGAACATCAACTCGCAGGCGTTTATGCACTGGCGCGACCGTTTCCTGTTCGCCATGGAAGGCGTGAACCGCGCCTCGGCCTCGACCGGCGAGGTGAAGGGGCATTACCTCAATATCAGCGCCGCCACCATGGAAGATATGTATGAGCGCGCCGAATTCGCCAAGGAGTTGGGTAGCGTCATCATTATGATCGATCTGGTCATCGGCTACACCGCGATCCAGTCGATCTCGAAGTGGGCGCGGAAAAACGATATGATGCTGCACCTGCACCGGGCAGGCCACTCGACCTATACCCGTCAGAAGACTCATGGTGTCAACTTCCGCGTCATCTGCAAATGGATGCGCATGGCCGGGGTGGACCATATCCACGCCGGCACCGTCATCGGTAAGCTCGAAGGCGACCCGTATATGGTCAAGGGGTTCTACGATACCTTGCGGGAAACCCATACCCCGATGAATCTGCAAAATGGCCTGTTCTTTGATCAGGACTGGGCGTCGCTGCGCAAGGTCATGCCGGTCGCCTCAGGCGGCATCCACGCCGGACAGATGCACCAGTTACTCCACTACTTTGGGGAAGACGTGGTCATGCAGTTCGGCGGTGGGACCATCGGCCATCCGACCGGTATCGCGGCAGGCGCGACGGCCAACCGGGTCGCCCTGGAAGCGATGGTCCAGGCGCGCAACGAAGGCCGCGATTACTTCAACGAAGGCCCGGAGATCCTGGCGAATGCCGCACGGTGGTGCCAGCCATTGCGGACGGCACTGGAAGTCTGGAAGGATATTACCTTCAACTATGCCTCGACCGATACCGCGGACTTTGTTCCGACGACAACGGCCGTGTAGGTGAGAAGGGAGGAACAGTATGCGAATCACCCAAGGTACGTTCTCGTTCCTGGCTGATCTGACCGACGACCAGATCAGAAAGCAGGTAGAGTATGCATTGAACAATAAATGGGCCGTCAGTGTCGAGTTTACGGATGACCCGCATCCCCGCAATACGTTCTGGGAAATGTGGGGGTTGCCGATGTTCGACCTGGAAGACCCGGCGGGGGTCATGTATGAGATCGATGCTTGCCGCAAGGCCTATCCCAACCACTATATCAAGGTGAACGCCTTCGACCATAACAAAGGCTGGGAAACCATCCGTCTGTCGTTCATTATCCACCGGCCGCCGCATGAGCCGGGCTTTGGCCTTGTGCGCCAGGAAGTCAAAGGCCGCACCGTCAACTATGTCGTGCACAGCTATGCTACCGACAAGCCGGAAGGCGCGCGGTATACGGACTGAGCACCGATCGAACATTATGATTATGGGAGAGGGAGGGGGTAGAAAACCCCCCTCTCCTCCCCACACTGTGCGGTCCCGTGTAAACGTTGTGAAGATCGCCAGGTGAAGCGAGGAAGTCGATGAGTGACGCGAACGTCGAACAGATTTCCGAAGAGAATGCCCCGTCCGAACTCTCTGACGATGCGCCGGTAGATCTTGATACTGTCTTTCGTGATTCCCAGATTCAGGAGATCCTTGATAAGCTTGACCGGGAACTGGTCGGTCTGCAGCCGATTAAGACCCGAATCCGAGAAATCGCAGCCTTGTTGCTCGTCGATAGGGTGCGGAAAAGCCTGGGGCTCATGTCAGGCCCGCCCAGCCTCCATATGTGCTTTACCGGCAATCCCGGTACAGGCAAGACTACCGTCGCGATGCGGATGGCCGAGATTCTGCACCGCCTGGGTTACATCCGTAAGTGCAACTTGGCGGCGGTCACGCGGGACGATCTCGTAGGCCAATACATCGGACACACCGCGCCGAAGACCAAAGAGGTCTTGAAAAGAGCGATGGGCGGCGTGCTGTTTATTGACGAAGCCTATTATCTCTACCGTTCCGAGAATGAGCGTGATTACGGCCAGGAGTCGATCGAGATCCTGCTCCAGGTTATGGAGAATCAGCGAGAGGACCTTGTCGTCATCCTGGCCGGCTACAAGGACCGCATGGAAACATTCTTCCAGGGCAATCCGGGGATGTCCTCCCGCGTCGCGCATCACCTGGATTTTCCGAACTACTCGGCGGAAGAGCTGATCGCAATCGCCAAGCTGATGTTGGAGAAGCAACAATACCGTTTCAGCCCAGACGCTGAAAAGGTCTTTTATGAATATCTTCTCAAGCGCATGAAGCTGCCCAACTTCGCCAATGCCCGCAGTGTGCGGAATGCCCTTGATCGGGCCCGTCTGCGTCAGGCCAATCGCCTGTTCGCACAGCACAAAGACACGCTGACGAAAAAGGATCTGGTCACGATTGAGGCCGAAGATATCCTTGTCAGTCGTGTATTCAAGGATAATCAGCCGGATTCCAATCAGACAGCAGATCACGAGTAGCGCGATGATCGATATCGCGACCCGCCCCCGCATCCCCCGGTGCATGAGCACCCAGCATCCGGACAACGTCACCGTCCCCTTCTTCGCCCAAGGACCTGTGATGGAGGGGATGGACGAAATCCGGGAGGCTTACTACGCCTTCTCTCATTTAGGCTGCGATGAGCAGATGTGGGACTTCGAGGGGAAGGAGGTCGATGACTTCGTCGTCGAAAAGCTCCTGACGACCTACGAGGGGTTTTTCAGGGCGTTTCCCCTGGGACAGGAGATGTTCCTGACCTTACGAGTTCCAAACCCTGCGGTGGAAAAATCGCAGGGGAAAATCCTCCTTGAAGTTCTCCAGGGAATCCCCAGAGCCAACGACGTAGCCCGCCTTTTCTATGGGGAGGATGTCGCCCCCATCTTCGAAATCATCTTCCCCATGACCACCTCGGCGGAGGAACTGAACCGTGTGCACCGGTACTATCAGGTCTTCGTCACGGGGAAGGGGGAGGCGGTCATGACCCCCGGTGATATTCCTCTCAAAGAGTGGATTGGCGAGTTCCACCCCGCCGCAATTCAGATCATCCCCTTAATCGAGGATAAGGAGTCGCTGCTTCAGGCCGATGCCATCGTCCGGGCCTACCTACAGGGGAAGGACCTCCCGTATCAGCGCGTCTTCCTGGCCCGCTCCGATCCCGCCTTGAACTATGGCAGCCTGGCGGCCAGACTCCTGATCAAGGTGGCCTTGAGCCGCCTGGACAGCCTGGAGCAGGAGCTTGGCATCCCCATTTATCCGATCTTCGGGGCCGGCAGCGCCCCGTTTCGGGGTAACTTCCGACCTGACACCGTGGAACGAAACCTGGCTGAGCATCCGAGCGTTCAGACGTTTACGATCCAGTCAGCCTTCAAATACGACCATCCGGCTCCTGCGATCATCCAGGCCATCGAGACCTTGAAGAGTACGCCCAGAAGGCGCGCCCAGCCGATAGAGCCGGAGGGGAAGATCCTCGATCTGATTGAGCGAATCTCCGCGTGCTACCAGCGCCAAGTGAGAGCAATCGCCCCCCTGCTAAATGACGTCGCCCCAGCCGTTCCCCGGCGACGGATGCGGAAGCTCCACATCGGTCTGTTCGGCTACAGTCGGAGCATCGGCGGAATCTCGCTTCCCAGAGCCATCTCCTTCTGTGCCGCTCTCTACTCCCTGGGCCTTCCACCTGAGATTCTCGGCCTCTCCTGTCTCGACCAGAA
This window harbors:
- a CDS encoding form I ribulose bisphosphate carboxylase large subunit — its product is MAGATTATKDPKDRYKAGGVVPYKQMGYWRPEYEPKDTDVIAVFRITPQEGVDPDEAAAAVAGESSTATWTVVWTDRLTDHDAYRGKAYRVDPVPGSPGQYFAYIAYDLDLFEDGSIVNVSASIIGNVFGFKPLKALRLEDMRFPVAYLKTFQGPPTGIVVERERLDKFGRPLLGATIKPKLGLSGKNYGRVVYEALKGGLDFTKDDENINSQAFMHWRDRFLFAMEGVNRASASTGEVKGHYLNISAATMEDMYERAEFAKELGSVIIMIDLVIGYTAIQSISKWARKNDMMLHLHRAGHSTYTRQKTHGVNFRVICKWMRMAGVDHIHAGTVIGKLEGDPYMVKGFYDTLRETHTPMNLQNGLFFDQDWASLRKVMPVASGGIHAGQMHQLLHYFGEDVVMQFGGGTIGHPTGIAAGATANRVALEAMVQARNEGRDYFNEGPEILANAARWCQPLRTALEVWKDITFNYASTDTADFVPTTTAV
- a CDS encoding ribulose bisphosphate carboxylase small subunit, with product MRITQGTFSFLADLTDDQIRKQVEYALNNKWAVSVEFTDDPHPRNTFWEMWGLPMFDLEDPAGVMYEIDACRKAYPNHYIKVNAFDHNKGWETIRLSFIIHRPPHEPGFGLVRQEVKGRTVNYVVHSYATDKPEGARYTD
- the cbbX gene encoding CbbX protein, producing the protein MSDANVEQISEENAPSELSDDAPVDLDTVFRDSQIQEILDKLDRELVGLQPIKTRIREIAALLLVDRVRKSLGLMSGPPSLHMCFTGNPGTGKTTVAMRMAEILHRLGYIRKCNLAAVTRDDLVGQYIGHTAPKTKEVLKRAMGGVLFIDEAYYLYRSENERDYGQESIEILLQVMENQREDLVVILAGYKDRMETFFQGNPGMSSRVAHHLDFPNYSAEELIAIAKLMLEKQQYRFSPDAEKVFYEYLLKRMKLPNFANARSVRNALDRARLRQANRLFAQHKDTLTKKDLVTIEAEDILVSRVFKDNQPDSNQTADHE
- a CDS encoding phosphoenolpyruvate carboxylase; the encoded protein is MIDIATRPRIPRCMSTQHPDNVTVPFFAQGPVMEGMDEIREAYYAFSHLGCDEQMWDFEGKEVDDFVVEKLLTTYEGFFRAFPLGQEMFLTLRVPNPAVEKSQGKILLEVLQGIPRANDVARLFYGEDVAPIFEIIFPMTTSAEELNRVHRYYQVFVTGKGEAVMTPGDIPLKEWIGEFHPAAIQIIPLIEDKESLLQADAIVRAYLQGKDLPYQRVFLARSDPALNYGSLAARLLIKVALSRLDSLEQELGIPIYPIFGAGSAPFRGNFRPDTVERNLAEHPSVQTFTIQSAFKYDHPAPAIIQAIETLKSTPRRRAQPIEPEGKILDLIERISACYQRQVRAIAPLLNDVAPAVPRRRMRKLHIGLFGYSRSIGGISLPRAISFCAALYSLGLPPEILGLSCLDQNDLALLREVDPGFEADIGDALQYLNDEVYTFLPSTEAEEIRRTIRLFHLPLPPDHAHREITATIIRRVGKGHSKDLGDLILRAAWIRKFLG